Proteins co-encoded in one Bradyrhizobium sp. 170 genomic window:
- the fabG gene encoding 3-oxoacyl-[acyl-carrier-protein] reductase, which produces MFDLTGRTALVTGATGGIGGAIAQALHAQGATVAISGTRREVLDSFAGKLGDRVHVLPCNLSDSADVEALVPAAEAAMGQVDILIANAGITRDNLFVQLRDEDWDDVIQVNLTATFRLARAATKLMMRKRFGRIIAITSIVGVTGNPGQANYTASKAGIIGLIKTLGAEYAKRNVTANCIAPGFIKTPMTDALNDKQRETILTKVPAARLGTPEDIAAAAVYLASNEAAYVTGQTIHVNGGMAMF; this is translated from the coding sequence ATGTTCGATTTGACGGGCAGGACGGCGCTGGTGACCGGCGCGACCGGCGGCATTGGCGGGGCGATCGCACAGGCGTTGCACGCGCAGGGCGCGACGGTAGCGATATCGGGAACGCGCCGCGAGGTGCTGGATTCGTTCGCCGGCAAGCTTGGCGATCGCGTCCACGTGCTGCCGTGCAACCTTTCCGATAGCGCTGATGTCGAGGCGCTGGTGCCCGCGGCGGAAGCCGCGATGGGGCAGGTCGACATCCTGATCGCCAATGCCGGCATCACGCGCGACAACCTTTTCGTGCAGTTGCGTGACGAGGATTGGGACGACGTCATCCAGGTCAATCTGACCGCGACCTTCCGTCTCGCCCGCGCTGCAACCAAACTGATGATGCGCAAGCGTTTCGGCCGGATCATTGCGATCACCTCGATCGTCGGTGTGACCGGCAACCCCGGCCAGGCCAACTACACCGCGTCGAAGGCCGGAATCATCGGCCTGATCAAGACGCTGGGTGCGGAATACGCCAAGCGCAACGTGACCGCCAATTGCATTGCGCCGGGATTCATCAAGACGCCGATGACGGACGCGCTCAACGACAAGCAGCGCGAGACCATCCTGACGAAGGTTCCTGCGGCGCGGCTGGGGACGCCGGAGGACATCGCCGCGGCGGCCGTCTATCTCGCCTCGAACGAGGCGGCCTACGTCACCGGCCAGACGATTCACGTCAACGGCGGAATGGCCATGTTTTGA
- the mltG gene encoding endolytic transglycosylase MltG produces the protein MSERPPISPRSPRAALEPEQVPPPPKRSERARNPFVVVGNAIITILIILMIGAGTTYYYGRQMLETPGPLREDKIVNIPTRAGKADIADTLLREGVINVGRWAFIGGVFALKASSDLKPGEYSFQKNASLRDVIATIVEGKVVQHAVTVPEGLTSEQIVARLIDNDIFAGSVREMPREGTLLPETYKFPRGTTREQVIHRLQQSQKRVLAEIWERRNPDVLVKSPEQLITLASIIEKETGRADERSRVAAVFTNRLRQRIKLQSDPTIIYGLVGGKGTLGRPIKRSEITQPSPYNTYVIEGLPPGPIANPGRASLEAAANPARTRDLFFVADGTGGHAFTETYDQHQKNVAKLRALEKQIQNDTVEPSEDAPPPTSAGGPADTNPTATTPRPAGPKKPPARPAAPATAPARQGAAQSTTTPPVVQR, from the coding sequence ATGAGTGAGAGGCCGCCCATTTCACCACGGAGCCCGCGCGCTGCGTTGGAGCCCGAGCAGGTGCCGCCGCCGCCGAAGCGGTCGGAGCGCGCCCGCAATCCTTTCGTGGTCGTCGGCAATGCCATCATCACCATCCTGATCATTCTGATGATCGGGGCGGGGACCACGTATTATTACGGCCGGCAAATGCTGGAGACGCCGGGGCCGCTGCGGGAAGACAAGATCGTCAACATTCCGACGCGGGCCGGCAAGGCCGACATCGCCGACACGTTGCTGCGCGAGGGGGTGATCAACGTCGGTCGTTGGGCGTTCATCGGCGGCGTGTTTGCGCTGAAGGCGAGTTCCGACCTCAAGCCCGGCGAGTATTCCTTCCAGAAGAATGCCAGCCTGCGCGACGTCATCGCCACCATCGTCGAGGGCAAGGTGGTACAGCACGCCGTCACGGTTCCCGAAGGCCTGACTTCCGAACAGATCGTGGCGCGGCTTATCGACAACGACATCTTCGCTGGGAGCGTGCGGGAAATGCCGCGCGAAGGCACGCTGCTGCCGGAAACCTACAAATTCCCGCGCGGCACCACGCGCGAGCAGGTGATCCACCGCTTGCAACAGAGCCAGAAGCGAGTGCTCGCTGAAATCTGGGAACGCCGCAATCCGGATGTTCTGGTCAAGTCGCCGGAGCAGCTCATCACGCTGGCCTCGATCATCGAGAAGGAAACCGGCCGGGCCGACGAGCGCAGCCGCGTGGCCGCCGTATTCACCAATCGCCTGCGGCAGAGGATCAAGCTGCAGTCCGATCCGACCATCATCTACGGCCTGGTCGGCGGCAAGGGTACGCTGGGCCGGCCGATCAAGCGCTCCGAGATCACGCAGCCTTCGCCCTACAACACCTACGTGATCGAGGGCCTGCCGCCCGGACCGATCGCCAATCCGGGCCGCGCCTCGCTCGAAGCCGCCGCCAACCCGGCGCGCACGCGCGACCTGTTCTTCGTGGCTGACGGGACCGGCGGGCACGCCTTTACCGAGACCTACGACCAGCACCAGAAGAACGTCGCCAAGCTGCGGGCGCTCGAAAAACAGATTCAGAACGACACCGTCGAACCATCAGAGGATGCGCCGCCGCCCACGTCGGCCGGAGGGCCGGCCGATACCAATCCAACCGCGACCACGCCGCGGCCGGCCGGGCCGAAGAAGCCGCCCGCCCGTCCTGCGGCGCCTGCGACGGCGCCGGCCCGCCAGGGCGCCGCGCAGTCGACCACGACGCCGCCGGTGGTTCAGCGCTGA
- the fabF gene encoding beta-ketoacyl-ACP synthase II, with protein MRRVVVTGLGMVTPLGCGVDTTWARILNGQSGARKIDTFEVADLASRIACVIPRGDGSDGTFNPDQWMEPKEQRKVDDFIIFAMAAARQALDDADWHPSTEEDKCATGTLIGSGIGGLSGIADTALLLKERGPRRVSPFFIPGRLINLASGYVSIEHGLKGPNHSVVTACSTGAHAIGDGARLIALGDADVMVAGGTESPICRLAMAGFCAARALSTGYNEAPQRASRPYDKDRDGFVMGEGAGIVVLEEYEHAKKRGAKIYAEVVGYGLSGDAYHITSPAPDGDGGFRSMSAAIKRAGIAVSDIDYINAHGTSTQIGDEIELGAVERLLGNAASKVSMSSTKSSTGHLLGAAGAIEAIFSILAIRDNVAPPTINLENPSVETAIDLVPQTARKREINVALSNSFGFGGTNASVIVRRVAD; from the coding sequence ATGAGGCGGGTTGTCGTCACGGGGCTGGGCATGGTTACGCCGCTCGGCTGCGGCGTTGACACAACGTGGGCGCGTATCCTCAACGGCCAGAGCGGCGCCAGGAAGATCGATACATTTGAAGTCGCCGATCTTGCGAGCCGGATCGCTTGCGTGATTCCACGCGGCGACGGCAGTGATGGCACTTTCAATCCCGACCAGTGGATGGAGCCAAAGGAACAGCGCAAGGTCGACGATTTCATCATCTTTGCGATGGCTGCGGCGCGTCAGGCGCTAGATGACGCCGACTGGCATCCCTCGACCGAAGAAGACAAATGCGCCACCGGCACCCTGATCGGTTCGGGGATCGGCGGCCTGTCCGGCATCGCCGACACCGCGTTGCTTCTGAAGGAGCGCGGGCCGCGCAGGGTATCGCCGTTCTTCATTCCGGGGCGCCTGATCAATCTCGCGTCCGGCTATGTCTCGATCGAGCACGGCCTCAAGGGCCCCAACCATTCCGTGGTGACGGCGTGTTCGACCGGCGCGCATGCGATCGGCGACGGTGCGAGGCTCATTGCGCTCGGCGACGCCGACGTCATGGTGGCGGGCGGGACCGAATCGCCGATCTGCCGGTTGGCGATGGCGGGCTTTTGCGCCGCGCGTGCGCTCTCGACCGGTTACAACGAGGCACCGCAAAGAGCCTCGCGACCCTACGACAAGGATCGCGATGGTTTCGTGATGGGTGAGGGGGCCGGTATCGTGGTGCTCGAGGAATATGAGCACGCGAAAAAGCGCGGTGCGAAGATCTATGCGGAAGTGGTCGGCTATGGCCTGTCGGGCGATGCCTATCACATCACCTCGCCAGCGCCGGATGGTGATGGCGGCTTCCGCAGCATGAGCGCGGCGATCAAGCGCGCCGGGATCGCGGTATCCGATATCGACTACATCAACGCGCACGGAACCTCGACGCAGATCGGCGACGAGATCGAACTCGGCGCGGTGGAGCGGCTGCTCGGCAACGCCGCCTCCAAGGTGTCGATGTCGTCGACGAAATCGTCGACCGGGCACCTGCTCGGTGCTGCCGGCGCGATCGAGGCCATTTTCAGTATCCTTGCGATTCGCGATAACGTTGCTCCGCCCACCATCAATTTGGAAAATCCGTCGGTGGAAACGGCAATCGATCTGGTGCCGCAGACGGCGCGCAAGCGCGAGATTAACGTCGCGCTGTCGAATTCCTTCGGTTTCGGGGGGACCAATGCCTCCGTGATCGTTCGGCGCGTGGCTGACTAG
- the gmk gene encoding guanylate kinase, translating to MTAGGFDGVERRGLMFVLSSPSGAGKTTLSRMLLEREPGLKMSVSATTRSMRPGEVEGRDYFFVDKPKFETMVEQGELLEWATVFDNLYGTPRAPVEAALSAGQDVLFDIDWQGTQQLHQKASVDVVRVFILPPSAADLEKRLHTRAQDSDEVIRGRMSRASHELSHWAEYDYIVVNHSVDDAFAEVQSILKAERLKRERRTGLTEFVRKLQRQLEK from the coding sequence ATGACGGCTGGAGGTTTCGACGGGGTGGAACGGCGAGGGCTGATGTTCGTGCTGTCGTCGCCTTCGGGCGCGGGCAAGACCACGCTGTCGCGCATGCTGCTTGAGCGCGAGCCGGGCCTGAAGATGTCAGTTTCGGCGACGACGCGCTCGATGCGACCGGGCGAGGTCGAGGGACGCGATTATTTCTTCGTCGACAAGCCCAAATTCGAGACGATGGTGGAGCAGGGCGAACTGCTCGAATGGGCGACTGTGTTCGACAATCTCTACGGGACGCCGCGCGCGCCGGTCGAGGCGGCATTGTCGGCGGGACAGGACGTCTTGTTCGACATCGACTGGCAGGGCACCCAGCAGCTGCATCAGAAGGCAAGCGTCGATGTGGTCCGGGTGTTCATCCTGCCGCCATCGGCCGCCGATCTGGAGAAACGGCTGCACACCCGTGCGCAGGATTCCGACGAGGTGATTCGCGGCCGCATGAGCCGCGCCAGCCATGAACTCAGTCACTGGGCGGAATACGACTATATCGTCGTCAACCACAGCGTCGATGACGCCTTCGCCGAAGTGCAGTCGATCCTCAAGGCCGAGCGGCTCAAGCGCGAGCGCCGCACCGGCCTCACCGAGTTCGTTCGCAAGCTGCAGCGCCAGCTGGAGAAATAG
- the fabD gene encoding ACP S-malonyltransferase, producing MTAAFTFPGQGSQAVGMGKALAEAFPAARAAFDEVDSALGEKLTAIIWDGPAEILQLTENAQPALMAVSIATLRVLETEAGFSVERDAAFVAGHSLGEYSALAAAGSLSISDTARLLRTRGLAMQKAVPVGAGAMAALLGLDYEAAMAVASEAAQGQVCQAANDNGGGQVVVSGDKAAVERALEIAKTKGAKRAMLLPVSAPFHCKLMQPAADAMAEALAGVTIKTPASPLVSNVLAAPITDPDEIRRRLIEQVTGTVRWRESVAYMAGHGVTRFFEIGAGKVLSGLVKRIADGAVGVSIGGPNDIAAAKDALAASA from the coding sequence ATGACGGCTGCATTTACGTTTCCGGGACAGGGTTCCCAGGCGGTCGGCATGGGCAAGGCCCTGGCGGAGGCCTTTCCGGCCGCGCGGGCGGCGTTCGACGAGGTCGATTCGGCGCTCGGCGAGAAGCTGACCGCCATCATCTGGGACGGCCCGGCCGAAATCCTCCAGCTCACCGAAAATGCCCAGCCGGCCCTGATGGCGGTCTCGATCGCCACGCTGCGGGTACTGGAGACCGAGGCGGGCTTTTCCGTGGAGCGGGATGCAGCCTTCGTCGCCGGCCATTCGCTCGGCGAATATTCCGCGCTGGCCGCAGCCGGCAGCCTCAGCATCAGCGATACCGCGCGCCTGCTGCGTACCCGCGGCCTTGCGATGCAAAAGGCCGTGCCGGTCGGCGCCGGCGCCATGGCCGCACTGCTTGGGCTCGATTATGAGGCCGCGATGGCGGTTGCCAGCGAAGCCGCGCAGGGTCAGGTCTGCCAGGCCGCCAACGACAATGGCGGCGGACAGGTGGTGGTGTCCGGCGACAAGGCCGCCGTCGAGCGCGCGCTCGAAATCGCCAAGACCAAAGGCGCCAAGCGCGCAATGCTGCTGCCGGTGTCCGCGCCGTTCCATTGCAAGCTGATGCAGCCCGCGGCCGATGCGATGGCGGAGGCGCTGGCCGGTGTAACGATCAAGACGCCGGCCTCGCCGCTGGTGTCGAACGTGCTGGCGGCGCCGATCACCGATCCCGACGAGATTCGCCGCCGCCTGATCGAGCAGGTCACCGGCACCGTGCGCTGGCGCGAGTCCGTGGCCTACATGGCAGGTCATGGCGTCACGCGGTTCTTCGAAATCGGCGCCGGCAAGGTGCTGAGCGGGCTGGTCAAGCGCATCGCCGACGGCGCGGTCGGAGTGTCGATCGGGGGACCCAACGATATTGCGGCGGCCAAGGACGCATTGGCGGCTTCGGCCTAA
- a CDS encoding LysE family translocator: MIDLTTLAAYAAVVLGFVFIPGPATLLTIARATSSGTKVGIATGVGIAAGDMIHTLMAIVGISAIIATSALLFSIIKYIGAAYLVYLGIRAFLERTPANLAAGALPISAGRALRQAILAEVLNPKTALFFLAFLPQFVVPENGSVMLQLTILGILFVLLGLVSTVVFAVCAGGLGNFLRRNPTVLKWQGKAVGAIYCALGVRLALQER, from the coding sequence ATGATCGATCTGACCACCTTGGCTGCTTATGCGGCGGTCGTGCTCGGCTTCGTATTCATTCCGGGCCCCGCCACGCTACTCACCATTGCACGGGCAACGAGTTCGGGCACCAAGGTGGGAATTGCGACCGGCGTCGGGATCGCGGCTGGCGACATGATTCATACCCTTATGGCGATCGTCGGCATCTCGGCGATCATTGCCACTTCGGCATTGCTGTTCAGCATCATCAAATACATTGGCGCCGCGTATCTGGTTTACCTCGGCATTCGTGCATTCCTTGAGAGAACGCCGGCAAATCTGGCGGCCGGCGCACTACCAATCTCGGCCGGCAGGGCATTGAGGCAGGCTATTTTGGCCGAGGTGCTAAACCCAAAGACCGCGCTTTTCTTCCTCGCGTTCCTCCCCCAGTTCGTGGTGCCTGAAAACGGATCGGTCATGCTTCAACTGACGATCCTGGGGATCCTTTTTGTCCTGTTGGGGCTCGTCAGCACGGTGGTTTTTGCGGTCTGCGCGGGAGGACTGGGCAATTTTCTCCGTCGAAATCCCACTGTGCTGAAATGGCAGGGCAAGGCAGTGGGCGCCATCTATTGCGCTCTGGGCGTCCGGTTGGCGCTGCAAGAACGCTGA
- a CDS encoding acyl carrier protein, whose product MSEIGERVKKIVVEHLGVEPDKVVDNASFIDDLGADSLDTVELVMAFEEEFGCEIPDDAAETILTVGDATKFLEKNAKS is encoded by the coding sequence ATGAGTGAGATTGGCGAGCGGGTTAAGAAGATTGTGGTCGAACACCTCGGTGTTGAACCCGATAAGGTTGTCGACAACGCAAGTTTCATCGACGATCTCGGCGCCGACAGTCTCGACACCGTCGAGCTTGTGATGGCATTTGAAGAAGAGTTCGGTTGCGAAATCCCGGATGACGCCGCCGAGACGATTTTGACCGTCGGCGACGCTACGAAGTTTCTCGAGAAGAACGCGAAAAGCTGA
- a CDS encoding YicC/YloC family endoribonuclease: MALSSMTGFARSHGASGPYTFEWELKSVNAKGFDLRLRLPPGWDELEAFAKKRAGEVLSRGTVYANLSVKRANAVSTVRINEDVLASIVKVAGELAGRIDAVAPSIDGLLGIKGVIEVVEPESDEAEDKAARDAAAAAFEQALAHLVEMRRREGTTLGQILIQRMDEIERLAKRAEAAPGRKPEAIRARLAEQVAALLDTSERFDPDRLNQEAILIATKADIREELDRIASHVAQAREMIGKGGPVGRRLDFLAQEFNREVNTCCSKSNDLELTQTGLEMKNVVEQFREQVQNLE; the protein is encoded by the coding sequence ATGGCGCTATCGAGCATGACCGGTTTTGCCCGGAGTCACGGCGCCAGTGGCCCCTATACGTTCGAGTGGGAACTGAAGTCCGTCAACGCCAAGGGTTTTGACCTGCGCTTGCGCCTGCCGCCGGGCTGGGACGAACTGGAGGCCTTTGCCAAGAAACGCGCGGGTGAGGTGCTGTCGCGGGGCACGGTCTACGCCAACCTCAGCGTCAAGCGCGCCAACGCGGTCTCCACCGTGCGCATCAATGAAGACGTGCTGGCCTCGATCGTGAAGGTCGCGGGCGAACTCGCCGGCAGGATCGATGCAGTGGCGCCCAGCATCGACGGTCTCCTTGGCATCAAGGGCGTCATCGAAGTCGTCGAACCCGAAAGCGACGAGGCGGAAGACAAGGCGGCGAGGGATGCCGCCGCCGCCGCCTTCGAGCAGGCGCTCGCCCATCTCGTCGAGATGCGCCGCCGCGAGGGCACGACGCTCGGGCAAATTCTGATCCAGCGCATGGATGAGATCGAGAGGCTGGCGAAGCGGGCCGAGGCGGCACCCGGCCGCAAGCCGGAGGCGATCAGGGCGCGCCTGGCCGAACAGGTGGCCGCACTGCTGGACACTTCGGAACGCTTCGATCCTGACAGGCTCAATCAGGAAGCGATCCTGATCGCGACCAAGGCCGACATCCGCGAAGAGCTCGACCGCATCGCCTCGCACGTCGCGCAGGCCCGTGAGATGATCGGCAAGGGCGGACCGGTCGGGCGGCGGCTCGACTTCCTCGCCCAGGAATTCAACCGCGAGGTCAACACCTGCTGCTCCAAATCGAACGATCTGGAATTGACCCAGACCGGGCTCGAGATGAAGAACGTGGTCGAGCAGTTCCGCGAGCAGGTCCAGAACCTGGAGTAA